In the Bactrocera tryoni isolate S06 unplaced genomic scaffold, CSIRO_BtryS06_freeze2 scaffold_11, whole genome shotgun sequence genome, one interval contains:
- the LOC120779517 gene encoding uncharacterized protein LOC120779517, protein MRYIAAFDGASIDVITANADVMKNLLAESTTMGTKTCLDVMLTPKTIKSGFRTTGIYPFNSQIFTEVDFIASELSGENLFGDEEKDADNQRRVLASGDAIVTAANEEVSSSEASTSAPASTSGAASSSLSLVSAPQLRDALKSVGPLKLDTPAPKSKRGLSTATFGDVVKTPYLYIYYLKTLSGYDQL, encoded by the exons ATGCGTtatattgcagcatttgatggtgCGAGCATCGACGTTATTACTGCCAATGCcgatgtaatgaagaatttgctggctgaaagcacgacgatgggcacaaaaaca TGCCTCGATGTTATGTTAACGCCGAAAACCATCAAATCCGGCTTCCGAACAACTGGCATCTACCCGTTCAACTcgcaaattttcactgaagttgactttATCGCTTCGGAACTGAGCGGCGAAAATTTGTTCGGTGACGAAGAGAAAGACGCCGACAATCAACGTCGAGTTCTTGCCTCTGGTGATGCCATTGTGACTGCTGCGAATGAGGAGGTGTCATCGTCGGAGGCATCGACAAGTGCCCCAGCTTCAACAAGTGGTGCTGCATCATCGTCGTTGTCTCTTGTTTCGGCTCCCCAGCTCCGTgatgcattgaaatcggttggcccgTTGAAATTGGACACACCTGCGccgaaatcaaaacgtggcc TTTCAACAGCCACCTTTGGTGACGTTGTGAAAACTCCCtacctttatatttattatttaaaaacactaTCGGGCTATGatcagttataa